The sequence below is a genomic window from Paucibacter aquatile.
CGGTGCCGGCTACACGCGCGATTTTCCGGTCGAGCAATATTGGCGCGACAACCGCCTGAACATGATCCACGAGGGCACGCACGGCATCCATGGCCTGGACCTGCTGGGACGCAAGGTGGTGCTGAATGGCGGCCAGGCCTTGCGCGTGCTGGTCGCGCGCATCAACCGCACGGTCGAGGCCGCCCTGCAGCGGCCGGCCCTGGCGGCCCAGGCCAATCAGCTGGCGGCCGCCCTGGCTCAGCTGGGCCGGGCCAGCAAGGCCGCCTGGGCCACGGGCGAGCCCGAGGTGGCCCTGGCCAATGCCACACCGTATCTGCAGGCTTTTGGCCACGGGGTGCTGGCCTGGTTGTGGCTGGATGTCACACTGGCGCTGGACGATGCAGCGGTGAGCTCGGACTTCGCGCAAGGCAAGCGTGCCGCCGCAGCGTATTTCTATCGTTATGAGCTGCCCAAGATCGGCGCCTGGCTGGCCGTGGTCGAGAGCCGCGAGCCGCTGTGCCGCGAGATGCAGGACGGGTGGTTCTGAGCCGGGGAGGGCTCGCCCAGATGGAGGAGCACAAAGACCGATCGGAACGCCCGCCGCCGCGCTGGCTGGGCCATGTCGAAGCGCTGATCTGGGTCTTGATCTACGGCGGCCTGCTGGCCGTCATCCTGGGGGTGTTCTTGATGAAGCAGGGCCTGAGCGATGCCGAGCTGCTGGGCTGGATCCTGGCGATCAAAGGCGGCGCGGCGGTGGTGATCGGCGCGCTGATGATCTGGATCCGTTCGCGCTGGGGTAAGAAGTGAAGGGGTGAACAGGTGAACGGGTGAAAATGCTGGGGCCCATTCACTGGTTCACCTGTTCACCCGTTCACTCATCCTCCACGGCCATGCCTCTTCAATTCCCCGTCCACATCCCCTTTGTCGAACAGCTGGGCCTGGAGCTGCACAGCATGGGCGACGGCCAGGCCGAGCTGCGGGTGGATCTCTCCGAGGGTCATCTGAACAGCTGGGAGGTGGCCCATGGCGGCGTGCTCATGACCATGCTGGACGTGGCCATGGCCCATGCGGCGCGCAGCATCCACATGAAGGCCGAGGGCATGGGCCCGGGTGTGGTGACGGTGGAGATGAAGACCTCCTTCATGCGCCCCGGCGAAGGCGAGTTGCGCGCCCTGGGTAAGCTGCTGCACCGCTCCACCACCATGGCGTTTTGCGAGGGTTCCATCCTCGGCGAGGATGGCCAGCTGGTGGCCCATGCCACCGCCACCTTCAAATACTTGCGTGCCCTGCCTAGCCGCGGCCGCGCGCTCAAGCCCCTGCAGCGACGCGAGGCCGACTGAGCCGGGCTCAAGGCGGCAGCCACAGGCGCGAGTCCTCCGGCGGCAGTCCGGGCGGCAAGGGCGCGTCGATTTCCAGAATGGTGCGCGAGCCCAGCTGCGCCCGCCGGGCGATGGCCTGGAAATGCTGGCGGAACAGGGCGGCGAAACTGCCATCGGCCTGAGCCAGGGCCAGGCCGCGCTCCATGCGCTGGCGCAAGGCCGCGCGGTCTTTGCGGAACAGGTAGTAGACCGGGAAGCGGTAGTGCAGGGCCAGGCGGGGTTCGACCATCAGCTGGTCCAGCTGCGGGTTGGCCTCCAGCTCAGCCCAGGCCTCGTGCAGGCCGCGGTGGAAATACTGGAAGCGCCCGCTCTGCAACATCGCCAGCAAGGACTGACCCTGGGCGACGCCGACCACCGGCAGCTGGTTGCGCTCGAACAGGGCGAAATCGGCCCACTGACGGCCAAAGCCGCCGGTCAGCTGGCGCAGGCCGGCCAGGTCGCGCACGGCGGCGAAACGGGCCTGGTCTTTCTTGTGGATCAGCAGCAGACGATAGCCCAGCATGCCCTGGTGCAGGTCAAACGGGATGGCGCTGAACTCACGCAGCAGCGCGGCCTGCGGCGGCAGGTAGACCAGATCGACCAGGCCCTGGCGCAGCAGGCCCAGGCAGCGCTCCTGGGTCGGGTCCGGGCCTGGGGCGTAGGGGCGCAGCTCGGTGCGCTCGCCGGGCGCAGCGGTGCGCGCCAGCAGCAGGCGTGTCAGGGCCATGCGGTAGGCGTAGCGCTGCGGGTCGGCCTGGCAGAGGGTCAGAACTTGTGGCTCGGTGCCGCTTCGGGCATCTGCTTTCGCCGCGGCCAGTGCATGGCCGGGGCCGGCCTGCGCGCAGCTCAGCATGAGGGCCAGCAGCAAGGCCCTCGTTCCGCCGATCAACCAGGCGAGGCCGGCTGACCGGCCCGCCCCGCGTCGCCCGCCAGGGGCTGGGCAGAGGCTCACGTGTGGGGTGCTTTTCTTCTTCGCAAGGGCCACGCGCCCTGCGTGGCCGCAGGCCTTCAGCGCAGCTTGAACACCGCGACCGCTTGCACCAGCTGGGCCGCCTGCAGGCGCAGGCTCTCGGCCGCAGCGGCCGATTCCTCCACCAGGGCAGCGTTCTGCTGGGTCACCTTGTCCATCTGGGTGACGGCCTCGCCGACCTGGGCGATGCCCGAGCTCTGCTCGCTGCTGGCGGCGCTGATCTCGCCGACGATGTCGCTGACGCGCTTGATGGCGCCGACGATCTCGGTCATGGTGGTGCCGGCGCGGTCCACCAGCACCGTGCCTTGCTCGACGCGCTCGACGCTGGCGCTGATCAGGGTCTTGATTTCCTTGGCCGCATCGGCGCTGCGCTGTGCGAGGTTGCGCACCTCGCTGGCCACCACGGCGAAGCCCCGACCTTGCTCGCCGGCACGCGCGGCTTCCACGGCGGCGTTCAGGGCCAGGATGTTGGTCTGGAAGGCAATGCCGTCGATCACGCTGATGATGTCGGCGATCTTCTTGGAGCTGTCGTTGATGCCGCGCATGGTCTCCACGACCTCGCCCACCACATCACCGCCGCGGGTGGCGATCTGCGAAGCACCGAGCGCCAGCTGATTGGCCTGCTTGGCGTTGTCGGCGTTGTTGCGCACGGTCGAGCCCAGCTCGTCCATGGTGGCGGCGGTCTCTTCCAGGGCGCTGGCCTGCTCTTCGGTGCGCTGGCTCAGGTCGGCATTGCCCTGGGCGATCTCGCCGGCGCCGGTGGCCACGCTTTCGGAGTTGTCACGCACATGGGTGACGATTTCCTGCAGGCGGCGGCGCATGGCTTCCAGGGCCTGCACCAGCTGGGCGGTTTCATCGCGGCCCTCGGCTTGCAGTACCACGGTCATGTCGCCCTCGCTCATGCGCTGGGCGCCTTCCATGGCGCGCGCCAGCGGGGCGGTGACATGGCGGCTGATGCCCAGCCCCAAGCCCACGCCGGCCATCACGCCCAGCACGATCAGCACCACGGTCGTGTTGCGGCTGCTTTGGTAGAGCGAGTCGTTGTCGTCCGACAGGGTCTTGGCTTCTTCTTCCTTGAGTCGGGTCAGGGCGGTCAGGGTTTGGTCGACCAAGCTGCCCTGGGGGGTCAGGTCGGATTTGACGAACTTGATGGCTTCGTTGGAGCCGGCCAGCTCGGTCACGCTGATGCGTTTGATCATCTCCTGGGCCACCTGCTGGTCCTTCTCCCACTGGCTGCGCAAGGTGGCCAGGCCGGCCTTGCCCTTGTCGCTGGTGTAGAGCTTGCCGGCTTGTTCCAGCAGATCGTTGGTTTGCTTGCGCGATTCGTTCATCAGGCCGATGGCGCGTTCGCGCTCGGCGGCGTCGGTGGCCAGGATGGCGTCGCGCACGGCCACCACGGCCTGCAGGCGGCGCACATTGGCCTCCTTGGTCAGCGACAGGCCGAGCAGCTCGCGCTCGTAGAGCGCGGTGTCGGCGTCGTTGATGCGTTTCATATTGCCGATGGCCACCGTGCCGATGACGGCACCGATCAGGGCAACCGCCGTGAAGGCGCTCACCAGCTTGGTGGAAATCTTGTAGTCGGACAGCTGCATGATGAGTGGTTCTCCATGGCCCAGCGCCGCGACATGCGGGGCTGAACCGGGTTGGACGTGTTGACGGGAAACGGGCTTGATCTGGCCTCTTGAGTTCCACCCTGGATCTACCTGGCGCCCGAGTCCACGCGTGGACAGGGACGCATCGTTCGTTTATCGGCCCGTGCCCGAGGAGCTTGAGCGGCTTTTGCGTCGGCGCCGGGCAGGGCAGGGCGCCTCGTGGTCGAATGCGGGCCTAGAACCTGTGACACAAGCCAATCGGAGTCCTTCCCCATGATTCGCAACCGCCAAATCCTTCTGGCCTCCCGCCCCCAGGGCGAGGCCGGCCTGGACAACTTCAGCCTCGTCGAGCAGGACCTGCCCGGCCCCGAGGAGCTGGCTGAAGGCCAGGTGCTGGTGCGCAACCATTTCCTGAGCCTGGATCCGTATATGCGCGGCCGCATGAACGACAGCAAGAGCTACGCCGCCCCTCAGCCCCTGGGCGCGGTGATGCTGGGCGGCACGGCCGGCGAGGTGATTGCTTCGCGCAACCCGGCCTTCCAGGCCGGGGATTCGGTGGTGGGCATGGGTGGCTGGCAGGAGCATTTCGTGGTCGACGCCAGCCAGCGCGGCGTGCTCAACAAGGTGGACACCCGCCACATCCCGCTCTCGGCCTACCTCGGTGCCGTGGGCATGCCGGGCGTGACCGCCTGGTACGGCCTGACCCAGATCATTCGCCCCAAAGCCGGTGAGACCGTGGTGGTCAGTGCCGCCAGCGGCGCCGTGGGCTCGGTGGTGGGCCAGCTGGCCAAGGCGCGTGGCGCGCGGGCCGTGGGCCTGGCCGGCGGGGCGGAGAAATGCCGCTACGTGGTCGAGGAACTGGGCTTTGATGCCTGCATCGATTACCGCCAGCACCCCGACCTGGCCTCGCTCTCGCAAGCGCTCAAGGCTGCCTGCCCGGACGGCATCGATGGCCACTTCGAGAACGTCGGCGGCCTCATCCTCGACGCCGTGCTGCTGCGCGCCAATGCCTTCAGCCGCGTCGCCATGTGCGGCATGATTTCCGGCTACAACGGCGAGCCCATCCCGCTGCAATACCCGCAGCTCATCCTGACCAACCGCATGAAGGTCGAGGGGTTCATCGTCAGCGAGCACATGGAGCTCTGGCCCGAGGCGCTCAAGGAACTGGGCGGCCTGGTCGCCACTGGCCGGCTCAAGTTCCGCGAGTCGGTGGCGCAGGGCCTGGAGGCGGCGCCCGAGGCCTTCCTCGGCCTGCTCAAAGGCCGCAACTTCGGCAAACAGCTGGTGAAGTTGGTCTGATGGCGGGCGGTACGCAATTGCGCTGGCGCTGCCTGCCCTTCGAGGGCTTGAGCGTCCACGAGCTCTACGCAGCCCTGGCCCTGCGCGCCCAGGTTTTTGTGCTGGAGCAGGACTGCGTCTACCTGGATCTGGACGGCCATGACCCGGCGGTTTTGCACCTGCTGGGCCAGGCGGCCCACAGCGATGCGGTGCTGGCCTATGCCCGCCTGGTGCCGCCCGGCACCAAGGGCCCCAGCCAGACCCAGCCCATGATCGGCCGGGTGGTCACGGCGCCGGCGGCGCGTGGCCGTGGCGCCGGCCGGGCGCTGATGGAGCAGGCCTTGCGCGCCTGCGCCGAGCGCTGGCCCGGCCAGTCGGTGGAGATCCAGGCGCAGAGCTATTTGCGCGCCTTCTATGCCAGCCTGGGCTTTGTCGCCACCTCGGCGCCCTACCTGGACGACGACATCGAGCACATCGATATGCGGCGGGAATTCAAGGCCGATTTCACGGCGAATTGAGGGAAAACCCGAGGTTGGAGCCGCGCAATCTGGCACACTCCCGCCCCAGCTCCGAATTTGCCCGTTCAACCGTTCATTCATGTCAGCCGTCCCTCTCGCCATCGATTCCCGCCACGCCGTTGTCATCGGTGGCGGTCCTGCCGGGCTCATGGCCGCCGAGCGCCTGCGTGCCGCGGGCATGGAGGTCGATGTCTACGACGCCATGGCCTCGGTGGGGCGCAAGTTCCTGCTGGCCGGCAAGGGCGGGCTCAACCTCACCCACTCGGAAGACAGCCTCAGTTTCCGCAGCCGCTTTGCCGAGCGTTGTGAAGAGGTCGGTGCCTGGCTGGCCCATTTCGACGGCCCGGCCCTGCGCGATTGGGCAGCTGAGCTGGGCGTGGACACCTTTGTCGGCAGCTCCGGCCGGGTCTTCCCGGTCGACATGAAATCGGCGCCCCTGCTGCGCGCCTGGCTGGCCCGGCTGCGCAACAGCGGCGTGCGCTTCCACATGCGCCACCGCTGGCTGGGCTGGGACGAAGAGGGCTGCTTGCGTTTCGCCCATGGCGATGCGCAGCTGACCCTGCCGCACACCGGCGCCGTGGTGCTGGCCCTGGGTGGCGCGTCCTGGCCTCAGCTTGGGTCCAACGCCGGCTGGGTGCCGCTGCTGACGGCCCAGGGCGTGGACATCGCCGGTCTGCGTGCGGCCAACTGCGGCTTCAATCTCGGCCTGGCCCGCGAAGGCCGGCCGCAGCCGGGCTGGTCGCCGCTGTTTGCCGATCGTTTTGCCGGCCAGCCGGTCAAGCCGGTGGTGCTGCATTTCGAAGGCCGCAGCGGCCGCCGCTTCGACCGCCAGGGCGAGTTCGTCATCACCTCCAGCGGAGTGGAGGGCTCCTTGATCTATGCCGCGTCCAGCCTGCTGCGCGAAGAGATCGCCGAGTTCGGCGAGGCGGTGATGCACCTGGACCTGCTGCCCGATCGCAGCGACAGCTTTGTCATGGATGAAGTGGCCCGCCCGCGTGGCTCGCGTTCCATGTCCACCCACCTCAAGAGCCGCCTGGGCCTGGAAGGGCTCAAGGCCGGTTTGCTGTTCGAAGTGCTGAGCAAGGACGAGTACGCCGACCTGCCCACCCTGGCCCGCACCATCAAGCGCCTGCCGCTGCGCCTGGCCTCCACCCGCCCGGTGGCCGAGGCCATCAGCACGGCCGGCGGCGTGCGCCTGGAAGAGCTGGACGAACAGCTGATGATCAAGCGCCTGCCGGGCCTGTTCTGCGCCGGCGAGATGCTGGACTGGGAAGCGCCCACCGGCGGTTATCTGCTCACCGCCAGCATGGCCAGCGGCTGGGTGGCGGGCGAGGGCGCGGCGCGCCATCTGCAGCGCGGCGCCGGCATGGCGGTCTGACAGTCGC
It includes:
- a CDS encoding PaaI family thioesterase — its product is MPLQFPVHIPFVEQLGLELHSMGDGQAELRVDLSEGHLNSWEVAHGGVLMTMLDVAMAHAARSIHMKAEGMGPGVVTVEMKTSFMRPGEGELRALGKLLHRSTTMAFCEGSILGEDGQLVAHATATFKYLRALPSRGRALKPLQRREAD
- a CDS encoding type 2 periplasmic-binding domain-containing protein; this translates as MLLALMLSCAQAGPGHALAAAKADARSGTEPQVLTLCQADPQRYAYRMALTRLLLARTAAPGERTELRPYAPGPDPTQERCLGLLRQGLVDLVYLPPQAALLREFSAIPFDLHQGMLGYRLLLIHKKDQARFAAVRDLAGLRQLTGGFGRQWADFALFERNQLPVVGVAQGQSLLAMLQSGRFQYFHRGLHEAWAELEANPQLDQLMVEPRLALHYRFPVYYLFRKDRAALRQRMERGLALAQADGSFAALFRQHFQAIARRAQLGSRTILEIDAPLPPGLPPEDSRLWLPP
- a CDS encoding methyl-accepting chemotaxis protein, which gives rise to MQLSDYKISTKLVSAFTAVALIGAVIGTVAIGNMKRINDADTALYERELLGLSLTKEANVRRLQAVVAVRDAILATDAAERERAIGLMNESRKQTNDLLEQAGKLYTSDKGKAGLATLRSQWEKDQQVAQEMIKRISVTELAGSNEAIKFVKSDLTPQGSLVDQTLTALTRLKEEEAKTLSDDNDSLYQSSRNTTVVLIVLGVMAGVGLGLGISRHVTAPLARAMEGAQRMSEGDMTVVLQAEGRDETAQLVQALEAMRRRLQEIVTHVRDNSESVATGAGEIAQGNADLSQRTEEQASALEETAATMDELGSTVRNNADNAKQANQLALGASQIATRGGDVVGEVVETMRGINDSSKKIADIISVIDGIAFQTNILALNAAVEAARAGEQGRGFAVVASEVRNLAQRSADAAKEIKTLISASVERVEQGTVLVDRAGTTMTEIVGAIKRVSDIVGEISAASSEQSSGIAQVGEAVTQMDKVTQQNAALVEESAAAAESLRLQAAQLVQAVAVFKLR
- a CDS encoding NADP-dependent oxidoreductase encodes the protein MIRNRQILLASRPQGEAGLDNFSLVEQDLPGPEELAEGQVLVRNHFLSLDPYMRGRMNDSKSYAAPQPLGAVMLGGTAGEVIASRNPAFQAGDSVVGMGGWQEHFVVDASQRGVLNKVDTRHIPLSAYLGAVGMPGVTAWYGLTQIIRPKAGETVVVSAASGAVGSVVGQLAKARGARAVGLAGGAEKCRYVVEELGFDACIDYRQHPDLASLSQALKAACPDGIDGHFENVGGLILDAVLLRANAFSRVAMCGMISGYNGEPIPLQYPQLILTNRMKVEGFIVSEHMELWPEALKELGGLVATGRLKFRESVAQGLEAAPEAFLGLLKGRNFGKQLVKLV
- a CDS encoding GNAT family N-acetyltransferase, whose translation is MAGGTQLRWRCLPFEGLSVHELYAALALRAQVFVLEQDCVYLDLDGHDPAVLHLLGQAAHSDAVLAYARLVPPGTKGPSQTQPMIGRVVTAPAARGRGAGRALMEQALRACAERWPGQSVEIQAQSYLRAFYASLGFVATSAPYLDDDIEHIDMRREFKADFTAN
- a CDS encoding BaiN/RdsA family NAD(P)/FAD-dependent oxidoreductase — protein: MSAVPLAIDSRHAVVIGGGPAGLMAAERLRAAGMEVDVYDAMASVGRKFLLAGKGGLNLTHSEDSLSFRSRFAERCEEVGAWLAHFDGPALRDWAAELGVDTFVGSSGRVFPVDMKSAPLLRAWLARLRNSGVRFHMRHRWLGWDEEGCLRFAHGDAQLTLPHTGAVVLALGGASWPQLGSNAGWVPLLTAQGVDIAGLRAANCGFNLGLAREGRPQPGWSPLFADRFAGQPVKPVVLHFEGRSGRRFDRQGEFVITSSGVEGSLIYAASSLLREEIAEFGEAVMHLDLLPDRSDSFVMDEVARPRGSRSMSTHLKSRLGLEGLKAGLLFEVLSKDEYADLPTLARTIKRLPLRLASTRPVAEAISTAGGVRLEELDEQLMIKRLPGLFCAGEMLDWEAPTGGYLLTASMASGWVAGEGAARHLQRGAGMAV